Part of the Micromonospora rhizosphaerae genome is shown below.
TTGGTGGACAAGGAGTTCAGCCCGGACGCGGCGGCGGGTGCGGTCACCCCGGGGCTCAGCGCCGCGGATGTGACGGCGTCGTTCCTCGGCGATTTTCCCTTCCTCGGCACCCCGTACGACGGGTTCAACAACCCGCCGGCGTCGTCCTGAGGAGCGGGCCGTGCACGCGCGTCACGGCCACGGGCCGTCGCAGAGCGGCAGCGTCCTGCTGCACCTCGGCGGAAACTCGGGCGCCCTGATCATCTACACCGGACGGGAGCTGCGCGGCCGGGAGATCGAGATCAGCCGGGCCGACCGGGCGGCCGGGCCGCGCAGCCACTCGGCCGTACGGGAGCGCCACGTCCGAGACGGCGTCCTTCACAGCGCCGTGTACCCGGACCTGGAGGCGGGGCTCTATACCGTCTGGTGGGACGATCACACGCCCGCCGGAGCGGTCACCGTCCGGGGTGGCGCGATCGCCGAGTTCGTCTGGCCGACCAGTGGGCCGCGGGCGGCGAACTGAGCCCACCGACCCTCTTCGGCCACCGCGCTCCGTCCACCATCTGGACGGGGCGCCGTCGGCGGGTTCCCGCTCGACGGGCGGTTGCTCCGGACTCGGGTTAACCTTTGCTCCACCACAATCCTGATCTTGGACGGTGCCGCTCCGGCCACCGGGGTACGGCCCGCCGAAGCCTCCACCGGGGGCCGCGGACGGTGTCGATGCCATGCCCGCCACGGCAGAAAACTCGGGCAACTCGCCGGGAAGGGCGTTACTCGTTCGGGGTCTGAATCGATAGGGCAGGTTGCGAGGCTCGGGCGGCTCGGATGGCCGGCCGGAACGTGTCGGGAGGGCGACTCCATTATCAAGTTTGGCTTGACGGCGCACGCATTACACGCGTGTAATTTGAATGGGGTTGTTCGCGCGGAACGCAACAAATTGTGACCGGACGGACAAGCACGCCTTTCGCGTGGGGGGTTGCAGCGGCGATGACGCCGGTGCGCGACAAGGAGGCATCTGATGGACGGCCAGCTCGAGGTGGCCGACCTGCTCGGAAACGCGCCGGAGTGGCAGGAGCGGGCGCTCTGCTCGCAGACCGACCCGGAGGCGTTCTTTCCCGAGAAGGGCGGCTCGACCCGCGAGGCGAAGCGCATCTGCTCGCGGTGCGAAGTGAAGACGGAGTGCCTGGAATACGCTCTCGGCCACGACGAGCGGTTCGGCATCTGGGGCGGGCTCTCCGAGCGGGAGCGGCGCAAGCTCAAGCGGCGGGTCGCCGCCTGAAGCGGTGCCGGGCCAGGGCGGTGGGGGCCGCCGGGTTCGGGCCGATAGCTCGGCCGGTGGGGGCCGGCCGGGGCGGGCCCACAGCTCCGGTGGGGGCCGGCCGGGCCGGCGGCGCGGCGAGGGTCTGTGTGGCGGGAATCCCGCCCTCAGGCCAGCTCGTCGGGATCGACCCCGAGCAGGTTCGCCACCTGCTCGATGATCACGTCGTGCACGAGATCGGCGAGGTCCTCGCGGTCCATGGCACGGAACTCCAACGGTCGGCGGTAGAGCACGATCCGGGGCGGCACCTCCTGCCGCCCCGGGCGACCCGGCAGCAGCCGGGCGAGCGGCACCTCGCCGTCCTCCAGTACGTCGGAGTCGTAGACGTTCAGCTCCGGCGGGACGTCCTCGACCGCGAACTCGACGCCGGCCAACTCCTTGGCGAAGCGTCGTTCCAGCGTCTCCACGGTGTCCAGCACCAGGTCGTCGAAGACCTCCGCCTTGGTCCGCGCCAGCGGCACGGTGGCCGGCACCAGCCGCCCGCGCAGCCCTCGACCGTGGCGGTCGCGGTTGGTGCGCCGGCCGGAGCCGGGGCGACGGTTTTCCGGGCTCGTCATGAGGAAGAGAGTAGCCCCCGCTTCCGGCCCGACCGCCGCTGCGCTGCTGGTGCGGCGTGCCGGTGATCCGATCGGACGAATTGTGATCACCATGACGGGCGTGTCGCAGCGCGAAGCAGTGCGCCGGAGCCGGTAATGGAGATACCCTGCGGCCGTGAGGTCACCACGGCGCTGCTCCCGTAACGGCTGCCCCCGGCAAGCGGTCGCCACATTGACCTATGTCTACAACGAATCCACCGCCGTGGTGGGTCCGCTGGCCGCCTTTGCCGAGCCGCACACCTACGACCTCTGCGAGCCGCACGCCCGTAACCTGACCGCACCGCGCGGCTGGGACGTGGTCCGGCACGAGGGCGAGTTCGAGCCGCCGCCGCCCACCACCGACGACCTGGTCGCCCTGGCCGAGGCGGTCCGCGAGGCCGCCCGCCCGGTGGCCCCCCGCCCCCCGGAGGACGACCAGGACCTCCACCACCCCCAGCCGACCGGCCGCCGCGGCCACCTCCGGGTAATCCCCCCCACCCACTGACCCCCGCCCCTTGCCACCCTCCCGCCGCGGAGCTGGGGTTGATCATGAAGTTATGACCAGCCGGATCGGCGTGTCATGACAACAACTTCATGATCAACGCCGACGCCGCGGAACCGGGCTACCGCGTCGTCGGCGGCGGGGCCACCGGCTGTGGGGGCAGGAGGCGGCAGGCGGGGGATCAGTGGCCGAGGAGGCGGGAGAAGGCGGCGGCGCGGCGGGAGGGGCGGCCCGAGCGCGCCTCGGCCTCGTCGGCGGAGAACATGAGCTTGAGGCCAGCGTTGACGGCGAGCCAGCGCAGGGGCTCGGGCTCCCATCTGGGGGAGCGGTGGTTGACCCAGGGGAGCGCGGTGAGGTCGCTCTCCACGCCCCGGATCAGGTCGGCAAGCGTACGGCCGGCGAGGTTGCTGGTGCCGACGCCGTCGCCGACGTAGCCGCCGGCCCAGGCGAGTCCCGATGCCCGGTCCAGCCCTACCGAGGCGGCCCAGTCGCGGGCCACCCCGAGCGGTCCGCCCCAGGTGTGGCTGACCGGCACCTCGGGCCCGAGCACCGGGAAGAGTTCGCCGAGCACCCGGCGCAGCGCCGTGAAGACCCGCGGCTCCCGGTCGTACCCGGGGGAGACGCGGGAGCCGAAGTGGTACGGGGCGCCCCGGCCGCCGAAGGCGAGGCGGCCATCGGCGGTGCGCTGGCCGTAGATGATGACGTGCCGGTAGTCGGAGAAGGTCTCCCGCTCGGCCAACCCGATCCGGGCCCAGGTCTCCTCGGGGAGCGGCTCGGTGGCCACCATCAGCGAGTAGACCGGCGCGACGGTCCGGTGCTGCCCGGGCAGGGCGGGCGTGAACCCCTCGGTGGCCCGGACCACCACCGGCGCCCGGACCACCCCGGCCGGGGTCACCGCCGCCCCGGCCCGGACCGCCGTCACCGGCGTACGTTCGAAGATGGTCACCCCGCGGCGCTCGACCGCCCGGGCCAGCCCGCGGACCAGCCGGGCCGGATGCACGGCGGCGCAGTGCGGGGTGTACGTCCCACCGCGTACCCCCTCGGCGGAGCAGCGGGCGGCGGCCTCGGCGGCGTCGAGCAGCACCAGGTCCGCCGGGTCGAGGCCGTGGTGGTGAGCCTCGGCGACGGCGGCCCGGGCCCGGCCGAGCTGGACCTCGGTGCGGGCCAGCACCACCGTTCCGCCGCGCTGCCAGTCGCAGTCGATGCCCTCGGCGGCGACCACCCGGCCGACCTCGCGGACGGTCTCATGCATGGCCCGCTGCATCGCCAGCGCCGGGTCCCGGCCGTAGCGGCGGGCGAGCGCGGGCAGCGAGGTGGGGAAGAGCGCCGAGCACCAGCCGCCGTTGCGCCCGGAGGCGCCGTACCCGGCGATCTCCTTCTCCAGCACCGTGATCCGCAGCGTCGGGTCGGCCACCGCGAGGTAGTAGGCCGTCCACAGCCCGGTGTAGCCGGCCCCGACGATCACCACGTCGGCGTCGGCGTCGCCGGACAGCGCCGGACGCGGAGTCAGCGGCTCGTCCAGACTGGACAGCCAGTACGACAGCTCCTGGTAGCGCATCACCACTCCGGTGGGGGCAGGTCGACGCGCAGCCGCGGGTCGGGCTGCGGGATACCGAGGGACTCGACGACCGGCACCACACCGGCCCAGACCGGCCGGTCGAGGTCGTCCTCGGGGTCGTCGGGCGGCCCGGCGCTGATCTTCACCGAGCACTCGTCGAGCGGCAGGGCGAGCACCAGCGTGGCGGCCAGCTCCTTGGCCGACGGCGGCCGGATCACCGCCCAGCGGCCGGGCAGCAGGTGCTCGGAGAGGCGTTCCAGGGCGGCCAGCTTGTCCTCGCCGTCGAGCCGGGTCAGCTCGCCGAGCACCATGGCGCACCGGTAGTTCATCGAGGACGCGAAGGCGCTGCGCGCCAGGACGAGGCCGTCGAGCAGGGTCACGGTCAGGCAGGCCGGCGCGCCGGCGACGAGGTGCCGGAAGAGCCGGCTGCCGGTGGAGCCGTGCACCAGCACCCGGTCGCCGTCGCGGGCGTACGCCACTGGCAGCGCGAAGGGCTGGTGGCCGTCGGCGATGGCGAGGTGGCCGACCCGGCCGGCGTCGAGGACGGCGTGCAGCGCGGCCCGGTTGTGCACGGCCAGGTCGGGCAGCCGGCGGATCCGCGTGCGCGGCGTGCCACCGATGGCCTCGGTGCTCGCGGTCCGGTCCCCGGTGTCGCCGGTGGCGGGTACGACGACCGTGATGGCCTCGGTGCTCGCGGTCCGGTCCCCGGTGTCGCCGGTGGCGGGTACGACGACCGTGATGGGCCGGTCCCCGGTGTCCCGGGGACCGGCCCCGTCGGGCGTCGACCCTGACCCACCGGTCAGAGACGTGCCCATGCCTCGGTCAGTACGGCCCGCAGGATCTGCTCGATCTCGTCGAACTGCTGCTGCTCGGCGATCAGCGGCGGGGCGAGCTGCACCACCGGGTCGCCCCGGTCGTCGGCGCGGCAGTAGAGCCCGGCCTGGAAGAGCGCGGTGGAGAGGAAGCCGCGCAGCAGCCGTTCCGACTCGGCCTCGTCGAAGGTCGCCTTGGTCGCCTTGTCCTTGACCAGCTCGATGCCGTAGAAGTAGCCGTCGCCCCGGACGTCGCCGACGATCGGCAGGTCGTTGAGCTTCTCCAGGGTGGACCGGAAGGCGCCCTCGTTGGCTCGGACGTGGCCGACCAGGTCCTCCCGGGCGAAGACCTCCAGGTTGGCCAGGGCCACCGCGCAGGAGACCGGGTGGCCGCCGAAGGTCACCCCGTGCGCGAACATGGCGGTCTCGGTCAGGAACGGCTCCATCAGCCGGTCACTGGCGATCATCGCGCCCAGCGGGGCGTACCCGGAGGTGAGGCCCTTGGCGGTGGTGATGATGTCCGGCTGGTAGCCGTACCGGGTGGCGCCGAAGTACTCGCCGAGCCGGCCCCAGGAGCAGATCACCTCGTCGGAGACGAGCAGCACGTCGTACGCGTCGCAGATCTCCCGCACCCGCTCGAAGTAGCCGGGCGGCGGCGGGAAGCAGCCGCCGGAGTTCTGCACCGGCTCGAGGAAGACGGCGGCGACGGTGTCCGGCCCCTCGCGCTCGATCGCGCGGCCGATCTCCTCGGCGGCCCAGCGGCCGAACGCCTCCGGGTCATCGCCGTGCTCGGGGGCCCGGTAGAAGTTGGTGTTCGGCACCTTGATGCCGCCGGGCACCAGCGGCTCGAAGTCGCTCTTGATGCCGGGCAGGCCGGTGATCGACAGCGCGCCCATCGAGGTGCCGTGGTAGGCGATGTAGCGGCTGACCACCTTGTACTTGTTGGGCTGGCCGGTGCGCTTGAAGTAGGCCCGGGCCAGCTTCCACGCCGCCTCGACGGCCTCGGAGCCGCCGGTGGTGAAGAAGACCCGGTTCAGGTCGCCGGGGGCGAGCGCGGCGACCTTCTCGGCCAGATCCACCGCCTTCGGGTGGGCGTACGACCAGAGCGGGAAGTAGGCCAGCTCGCCCGCCTGCTTGGCGGCCGCCTCGGCGAGCTCGGTGCGCCCGTGGCCGGCGTTGACGACGAAGAGCCCGGCGAGTCCGTCCAGGTAGCGCCGGCCCTGGGAGTCCCAGACGTACGTGCCCTCGCCGCGCACGATGGTCGGTACCTCGCCGGCCGAGTAGCTGGCCATCCGGGTGAAGTGCATCCAGAGGTGGTCGGTGGCGTTGGCCATGTCAGCCCCATCGGGTCTCGGGCCGGTCAGGGGTGACACCGGCCGCTCTGCCAACGGTTATCGCACAAGGGATGCGAAGAAGGCAAGTCTCCGGCGGCTTTGGCGACGGAATCAGCACGGAGCGTTTGTTAATGCAACGGAATCCGTATCAGGCCGTGCCCCAGCTGTAGGTCTGCTTGCGCAGCTTCAGGTAGACGAATGCCTCGGTCGCCAGCACGCCGTCGACGGCGCGCAGCCGCTGCAGGATCTCCAGCAGGTGGGCGTCGTTGCGGCAGACCACCTCGGCCAGCAGGTCGAACGAGCCGGCGGTGATCACCACGTAGTCGATCTCCTCGAACTCGGCGAGCCGGTCGGCCACCGTCTCCAGGTCGCCGTCGGTGCGTAGGCCGATCATGGCCTGCCGGGGGAACCCGAGCTGGAGCGGATCGGTCACCGCGACGATCTGCATCACCCCGGCGTCGAGCAGGCGCTGCACCCGCTGCCGTACCGCCGCCTCGGAGAGACCGACGGCCTTGCCGATGGCCGCGTACGGCCGCCGGCCGTCCTCCTGGAGCTGCTCGATGATCTGCTTGGCCACGTCGTCGAGCAGAGCGTGACTCGCACCCTCACGCACGGTGACGCGACGTGAGCCGTTTCCGCTCTCCACGTGCCGGTTGTTCATCTTCCGCTCCCCATGTCCGATTCCTTGCCGCTGAGCGTAGTGTTCCGGCGCAGTGTGGCGTATTTCGTGGCCCATGGCTAATCCCGCAACGGAATCCCTTGTAAGGCAGGTCACTCCATGTCAGGATCAGTCGTCCATCGCCACTGACCCTCCCGTCGGCGCGCCATCCCCGTCCCGCCGCCGACGATGACCCCCCTAGGAGTCGTCATATGCGAAGTACCCTCCGGTCCCTCACCCGCCGCGGTCTGCTCACCGGGACCCTCGGCTCGGCCGCGCTGCTCGCCACCGCAGGCACCCTCGCCGGCTGCGGCACGAAGGGCGCCCAGCAGACCGAGGCCGGGTGTAAGAGCGACGATCTCTCCGCGACGGAGAAGAAGCTGGCCTTCTCGAACTGGCCGCAGTACATCGACGTCGACGAGAAGGACGAGTCCAAGCGGCCGACCGTCGACGATTTCGGCAAGAAGACCGGCATCCAGGTCACCTACACCGAGGACATCAACGACAACAACGAGTTCTTCGGCAAGGTGCAGAACCAGCTCGCCGGCTGCCAGCCCACCGGGCGGGACATCATGGTCCTCACCGACTGGATGGCGGCCCGGATGATCCGGCTCGGCTGGATCCAGAAGCTGGACAAGGCCAAGCTCCCCAACGTCGATGCCAACCTGCTCGGCTCGCTGCGCAACCGCTCCTTCGACCCGGACCGGCAGCTGGCCATCCCGTGGCAGTCCGGCCTGTCCGGCATTGCCTACAACGGCAAGGTGGCCAAGGAGATCAAGACCATCGACGAGTTGCTCACCAAGTCCGAGTTGAAGGGCAAGGTGACCGCGCTGTCCGAGATGCGGGACACCATGGGCCTGCTGCTGCAGTCCAACGGCCACGACCCCTCGAACTTCACCACCGCCCAGTTCGACGACGCGCTGGCGAAGCTCAAGCGGGCCGTCGACTCCGGACAGATCCGGAAGTTCACCGGCAACGACTACACCCAGGACCTCAACAAGGGCGACATCGCCGCCTGCATCGCCTGGTCGGGCGATGTGATCCAGCTCGGCTTCGACAACGACAAGATCAAGTTCGTGGTGCCGGAGTCCGGCGTGATGCTCTGGTCGGACAACATGCTGGTGCCGAACAAGGCCACCCACAAGGCGAACGCCGAAGAGCTGATGAACTACTACTACGACCCGGCGGTGGCCGCGAAGCTCGCCGCGTACGTGAACTACATCTGCCCGGTCAAGGGCGCCCAGGCCGAGATGGAGAAGATCGACCCCGACCTGGCGAAGAACCCGCTGATCTTCCCGGACGAGGACATGCTGTCGAAGTCCAAGGTCTTCATGGCCCTGGACGAGAAGCAGGAGAAGGAGTACGAGGCCAAGTTCCAGCAGGTCATCGGGGCGTGAGAACGATGGGACACGATGCACCGGCCGGCGATCTGCGGCTGGCCAACCTGACCAAGCGGTTCGGGAGCTTCACCGCGGTCGACGACCTCAGCCTGACCATTCCGCAGGGCTCGTTCTTCGCCCTGCTCGGCGCCTCCGGCTGCGGCAAGACCACAACCCTGCGGATGATCGCCGGGCTGGAGGAGCCGACCAGTGGGCAGGTGCTGCTCGGTGACCGGGACATCGCCCGGCTGCGGCCGTACAAGCGGCCGGTGAACACCGTGTTCCAGAGTTACGCGCTCTTCCCGCACCTGGACATCCACGAGAACGTGGCCTT
Proteins encoded:
- a CDS encoding phospholipase, translated to MHARHGHGPSQSGSVLLHLGGNSGALIIYTGRELRGREIEISRADRAAGPRSHSAVRERHVRDGVLHSAVYPDLEAGLYTVWWDDHTPAGAVTVRGGAIAEFVWPTSGPRAAN
- a CDS encoding WhiB family transcriptional regulator gives rise to the protein MDGQLEVADLLGNAPEWQERALCSQTDPEAFFPEKGGSTREAKRICSRCEVKTECLEYALGHDERFGIWGGLSERERRKLKRRVAA
- a CDS encoding metallopeptidase family protein, yielding MTSPENRRPGSGRRTNRDRHGRGLRGRLVPATVPLARTKAEVFDDLVLDTVETLERRFAKELAGVEFAVEDVPPELNVYDSDVLEDGEVPLARLLPGRPGRQEVPPRIVLYRRPLEFRAMDREDLADLVHDVIIEQVANLLGVDPDELA
- a CDS encoding DUF3499 domain-containing protein, whose amino-acid sequence is MRSPRRCSRNGCPRQAVATLTYVYNESTAVVGPLAAFAEPHTYDLCEPHARNLTAPRGWDVVRHEGEFEPPPPTTDDLVALAEAVREAARPVAPRPPEDDQDLHHPQPTGRRGHLRVIPPTH
- a CDS encoding NAD(P)/FAD-dependent oxidoreductase; translated protein: MRYQELSYWLSSLDEPLTPRPALSGDADADVVIVGAGYTGLWTAYYLAVADPTLRITVLEKEIAGYGASGRNGGWCSALFPTSLPALARRYGRDPALAMQRAMHETVREVGRVVAAEGIDCDWQRGGTVVLARTEVQLGRARAAVAEAHHHGLDPADLVLLDAAEAAARCSAEGVRGGTYTPHCAAVHPARLVRGLARAVERRGVTIFERTPVTAVRAGAAVTPAGVVRAPVVVRATEGFTPALPGQHRTVAPVYSLMVATEPLPEETWARIGLAERETFSDYRHVIIYGQRTADGRLAFGGRGAPYHFGSRVSPGYDREPRVFTALRRVLGELFPVLGPEVPVSHTWGGPLGVARDWAASVGLDRASGLAWAGGYVGDGVGTSNLAGRTLADLIRGVESDLTALPWVNHRSPRWEPEPLRWLAVNAGLKLMFSADEAEARSGRPSRRAAAFSRLLGH
- a CDS encoding pyridoxamine 5'-phosphate oxidase family protein, translated to MGTSLTGGSGSTPDGAGPRDTGDRPITVVVPATGDTGDRTASTEAITVVVPATGDTGDRTASTEAIGGTPRTRIRRLPDLAVHNRAALHAVLDAGRVGHLAIADGHQPFALPVAYARDGDRVLVHGSTGSRLFRHLVAGAPACLTVTLLDGLVLARSAFASSMNYRCAMVLGELTRLDGEDKLAALERLSEHLLPGRWAVIRPPSAKELAATLVLALPLDECSVKISAGPPDDPEDDLDRPVWAGVVPVVESLGIPQPDPRLRVDLPPPEW
- a CDS encoding aspartate aminotransferase family protein, which gives rise to MANATDHLWMHFTRMASYSAGEVPTIVRGEGTYVWDSQGRRYLDGLAGLFVVNAGHGRTELAEAAAKQAGELAYFPLWSYAHPKAVDLAEKVAALAPGDLNRVFFTTGGSEAVEAAWKLARAYFKRTGQPNKYKVVSRYIAYHGTSMGALSITGLPGIKSDFEPLVPGGIKVPNTNFYRAPEHGDDPEAFGRWAAEEIGRAIEREGPDTVAAVFLEPVQNSGGCFPPPPGYFERVREICDAYDVLLVSDEVICSWGRLGEYFGATRYGYQPDIITTAKGLTSGYAPLGAMIASDRLMEPFLTETAMFAHGVTFGGHPVSCAVALANLEVFAREDLVGHVRANEGAFRSTLEKLNDLPIVGDVRGDGYFYGIELVKDKATKATFDEAESERLLRGFLSTALFQAGLYCRADDRGDPVVQLAPPLIAEQQQFDEIEQILRAVLTEAWARL
- a CDS encoding Lrp/AsnC family transcriptional regulator, which codes for MNNRHVESGNGSRRVTVREGASHALLDDVAKQIIEQLQEDGRRPYAAIGKAVGLSEAAVRQRVQRLLDAGVMQIVAVTDPLQLGFPRQAMIGLRTDGDLETVADRLAEFEEIDYVVITAGSFDLLAEVVCRNDAHLLEILQRLRAVDGVLATEAFVYLKLRKQTYSWGTA
- a CDS encoding ABC transporter substrate-binding protein, producing MRSTLRSLTRRGLLTGTLGSAALLATAGTLAGCGTKGAQQTEAGCKSDDLSATEKKLAFSNWPQYIDVDEKDESKRPTVDDFGKKTGIQVTYTEDINDNNEFFGKVQNQLAGCQPTGRDIMVLTDWMAARMIRLGWIQKLDKAKLPNVDANLLGSLRNRSFDPDRQLAIPWQSGLSGIAYNGKVAKEIKTIDELLTKSELKGKVTALSEMRDTMGLLLQSNGHDPSNFTTAQFDDALAKLKRAVDSGQIRKFTGNDYTQDLNKGDIAACIAWSGDVIQLGFDNDKIKFVVPESGVMLWSDNMLVPNKATHKANAEELMNYYYDPAVAAKLAAYVNYICPVKGAQAEMEKIDPDLAKNPLIFPDEDMLSKSKVFMALDEKQEKEYEAKFQQVIGA